The Bacteroides fragilis NCTC 9343 genome includes the window GGGAGGTACTATGCGTCTGGGAGCTTACGAATGTGTATTGAAGAAAGACTCTAAGGTATACGAAGCCTACAAAGAAGAACACATTCAGGAGCGTCATCGCCACCGCTACGAATTCAACAACGACTATCGCAAACAATTCGAAGAGGCCGGCATGAAGTGTGTAGGTATCAACCCCGAGTCCGACTTGGTAGAAATTGTAGAGATTCCTACATTGAAATGGTACATCGGAACACAGTTCCATCCGGAATACAGCAGTACCGTACTACACCCGCATCCGTTGTTCGTGTCGTTCATCAAGGCTGCAATCGATAAGTAAAGATCGTTATCGTATAGATTATTAATCATTAATCACTTAAAAAAGAGAATGGATAAAAACACCATCACAGGCCTCGTTTTAATAGGTATATTACTGGTAGGATTCAGTTTTCTGAGCCGTCCCAGCGAGGAGCAAATAGCCGCTCAAAAGCGGTATTATGACTCTATAGCCGTGGTACAGCAGCAAGAAGAAGCACTGAGAGCCAAAACCGAAGCTGCGCTGGCTAACGAAAAAGAAGAAACAGCAGCCGACTCAGCATCGCTCTTCTTCAGTGCCACCAAAGGTAAAGAGGCGTTTACTACTATCCAGAATAATTTGGTAGAAATCACTCTGGATAACAAAGGTGGCCGTGTTTACTCTGCCCTGTTGAAAAACTACATGGGACAGGATAAGAAACCGGTTGTGTTGTTCAACGGCAGCGATGCTTCCATGAACTTCAACTTCTATAACAAGAAGGGGGCCCTCCAGACAAAAGACTTCTATTTTGAAGCAGTCAATAAAACAGATAGCAGTGTAACGATGCGTCTAGCTGCCGACAGTGCCAGCTATATCGATTTCATTTATACACTGAAACCTGATAACTACCTGATGAGCTTTGTGATCAAAGCTACGGGAATGGACGGAAAATTGGCTGCCAGCACAAACTATGTGGACATCTCATGGTCACAACGTGCCCGCCAGATCGAAAAGGGATATACTTACGAAAACCGTTTGGCAGACCTCACCTACAAATACACCGGTGATGATGTGGATAACCTTTCGGCAAGTAAAGACGACGAAAAGTCCGTTTCGGAACGTCTGGACTGGATCGCTTTCAAGAATCAGTTCTTCTCTTCCGTATTCATCGCAGAACAGGATTTCGAAAAGACTACGGTTAAATCGAAAATGGAGAAACAGGGAAGCGGTTACATAAAGGACTATTCCGCCGAGATGAGTACGTTCTTTGATCCGACCGGCAAACAACCTACCGATATGTATTTCTACTTCGGCCCGAACCACTACAAAACGCTGACTGCGTTGGATAAGGGACGTGAAGAGAAATGGGAACTTAACAACCTGGTATATCTGGGCTGGCCGTTGATTCGTTGGATTAACAAATGGATCACCATCAACGTGTTCGACTGGTTGTCCGGCTGGGGATTAAGTATGGGTATCGTTCTGTTGTTACTCACCATCATGGTGAAAATAGTCGTTTTCCCGGCAACATGGAAGACCTATATGTCATCAGCCAAAATGCGGGTGCTGAAACCGAAAATCGATGAGATCAACAAGAAATACCCCAAACAGGAAGATGCGATGAAGAAACAGCAGGAGGTGATGGGATTGTACAGCCAGTACGGTGTAAGCCCGATG containing:
- the yidC gene encoding membrane protein insertase YidC, whose translation is MDKNTITGLVLIGILLVGFSFLSRPSEEQIAAQKRYYDSIAVVQQQEEALRAKTEAALANEKEETAADSASLFFSATKGKEAFTTIQNNLVEITLDNKGGRVYSALLKNYMGQDKKPVVLFNGSDASMNFNFYNKKGALQTKDFYFEAVNKTDSSVTMRLAADSASYIDFIYTLKPDNYLMSFVIKATGMDGKLAASTNYVDISWSQRARQIEKGYTYENRLADLTYKYTGDDVDNLSASKDDEKSVSERLDWIAFKNQFFSSVFIAEQDFEKTTVKSKMEKQGSGYIKDYSAEMSTFFDPTGKQPTDMYFYFGPNHYKTLTALDKGREEKWELNNLVYLGWPLIRWINKWITINVFDWLSGWGLSMGIVLLLLTIMVKIVVFPATWKTYMSSAKMRVLKPKIDEINKKYPKQEDAMKKQQEVMGLYSQYGVSPMGGCLPMLLQFPILMALFMFVPSAIELRQQSFLWADDLSTYDAFITFPFHIPFLGNHLSLFCLLMTVTNILNTKYTMQQQDTGAQPQMAAMKWMMYLMPIMFLFVLNDYPSGLNYYYFISTLISVVTMIILRRTTDENKLLTELEAKKKDPKQMKKTGFAARLEAMQKQQEQLAKERANKQNKK